A single region of the Enterococcus mundtii genome encodes:
- a CDS encoding DUF916 and DUF3324 domain-containing protein, with product MRKIILIICFMFAFCFPLVTEAETESEVGFHIKAIIPENQADKKLTYFDLQLEPGQKQTIKFLIENTSNEESTYQVAVNQAYTNDQGFIDYTQPTDESDIPEEFQINNIAKVPESITLAGGKSQEVSVDLTMPEKEFDGQILAAIHVMKIGQAEQEGQIVNNYGYVLGLKLTNNTNEVQRKVELEGVEPAISFGKTSVVATLKNPTMDAIGHLKYAAEVKDATGEVIKEVSYDKEMQMAPLSTYRFAIDWDNERLEAGDYSLHLTISDAKDNEWVFDRDFSISESDAKEVNKVAISKVNQQSIPTWVYVVVGVLLGIILLLIIYFLFIRKKKKEE from the coding sequence ATGCGGAAAATAATTTTAATCATTTGTTTCATGTTTGCTTTTTGCTTCCCCTTAGTCACCGAGGCAGAGACTGAGAGTGAAGTGGGCTTTCATATCAAAGCAATTATTCCAGAAAATCAAGCCGATAAAAAATTAACTTATTTTGATTTACAACTAGAACCTGGTCAAAAACAAACGATCAAGTTCCTGATAGAAAATACATCGAATGAAGAGTCAACTTATCAGGTTGCAGTAAACCAAGCCTATACGAATGATCAAGGATTTATTGATTACACGCAACCAACTGATGAATCAGATATACCGGAGGAATTTCAAATCAACAACATTGCGAAAGTCCCAGAAAGCATCACTTTAGCTGGTGGGAAGTCACAAGAAGTTAGCGTTGACCTCACAATGCCGGAAAAAGAATTTGATGGACAAATCTTGGCAGCCATCCATGTCATGAAAATAGGTCAAGCGGAACAAGAGGGCCAAATCGTTAACAATTATGGCTATGTCTTAGGATTGAAATTAACGAATAATACGAATGAAGTGCAAAGAAAGGTGGAATTAGAAGGCGTCGAACCAGCCATTTCATTTGGGAAAACAAGTGTGGTAGCAACTTTGAAGAATCCAACGATGGATGCGATCGGTCATTTGAAATATGCAGCTGAGGTGAAAGATGCCACAGGGGAAGTCATAAAAGAAGTATCTTATGATAAAGAGATGCAAATGGCGCCCTTGTCAACGTATCGATTTGCAATCGATTGGGACAATGAACGACTGGAAGCGGGAGATTATTCCTTACATTTGACAATCTCAGATGCAAAAGACAACGAATGGGTATTCGATCGCGATTTTTCAATCAGTGAGAGTGATGCGAAAGAAGTGAATAAGGTAGCAATCTCTAAAGTGAATCAGCAGTCAATCCCAACTTGGGTCTATGTAGTTGTGGGTGTCTTACTTGGGATCATCCTTCTATTGATCATTTATTTTCTATTCATACGTAAGAAGAAAAAAGAAGAGTAA
- a CDS encoding WxL domain-containing protein, with amino-acid sequence MKPKIKWLLLFILPLMFVSPSKIRASSVGEEKKSAVNVQIIEPAIYLKKVIPPTFDRYPVPETDIEVPAKQDLVIEVVDNRSGTNGWKLDYSLSAFKNQQEYTAKLSMKDGQLTTEKNSVYQVNDIENISHGETQELVKVSQGTKQNFRLIIPKESIKLSVPANSPSGTYKAIQTVNLVNVVADVD; translated from the coding sequence ATGAAGCCTAAAATCAAATGGTTGCTACTATTTATCTTGCCCCTGATGTTTGTTTCTCCTTCAAAGATTCGAGCGTCTTCTGTTGGTGAAGAGAAAAAATCAGCAGTGAATGTCCAAATCATCGAACCTGCTATTTATTTAAAGAAAGTAATACCCCCAACTTTTGATCGCTACCCAGTCCCTGAGACGGACATTGAAGTACCAGCAAAGCAAGATCTAGTGATCGAAGTGGTTGACAATCGTTCTGGAACAAACGGGTGGAAACTCGATTATTCATTATCTGCTTTTAAAAATCAGCAGGAATATACAGCAAAACTTTCTATGAAAGATGGACAGTTGACGACAGAAAAAAACAGTGTCTATCAAGTCAATGATATAGAAAATATCAGTCATGGTGAAACGCAAGAACTCGTCAAAGTCAGTCAAGGAACGAAACAAAACTTTCGATTGATCATCCCGAAAGAAAGTATTAAGTTGAGTGTTCCTGCTAATAGTCCAAGTGGTACCTATAAAGCGATACAGACGGTCAACCTCGTAAATGTGGTTGCCGATGTAGATTAA
- a CDS encoding LPXTG cell wall anchor domain-containing protein, whose translation MKRITMNLLFLLSVVLFTGFVRVAPTFADEVIASDQQEIQFELYEKDEVSPIDKGESGTTKPQAEGMLPQTGSLLYGTSAFLGTLLIGFVGLMYRSRRQKR comes from the coding sequence ATGAAGAGAATAACTATGAATCTTTTGTTCCTGCTTAGTGTTGTTTTGTTCACTGGCTTTGTGCGAGTCGCTCCTACGTTTGCCGACGAGGTGATTGCTTCCGATCAGCAAGAAATCCAGTTTGAATTATATGAAAAAGACGAAGTGAGTCCCATAGATAAGGGTGAAAGTGGAACGACCAAACCGCAAGCGGAAGGGATGCTTCCGCAAACAGGTAGTTTGTTGTATGGAACGTCTGCATTTCTCGGTACATTGCTGATTGGATTTGTCGGACTGATGTATCGATCAAGGAGGCAGAAGCGATGA
- a CDS encoding lectin-like domain-containing protein gives MGIRNGIQTNTRPFFITFIIIVVFFIGGVCSSVFADVNQRQSKNVLVDNGEVALSLEDTNKGVRFKLEKNSSEALQFSVNLIDSKGEKIPLMIDDQSITENQVLTEEQFSTLHFTKPTEPVRLFVKYKSANGTLTDLTPPEGEILPLVEPENNDQSGTSGSQPTEVTSGTIEENSETGENQETTETQQATSEAKVAEEQSSTSSDYQPPQARAIQAFATGTGSQYVPPGAIPISGAFAAPNGGAVVSNVTNTNDNGGKPFSQISLSGSNNWTSIWSNDAYRLDFTKSFSQRVYVNFGTQQADGVAFVMHNDARKTTAITNSRAVGVDGQNLGVYGATGGYYELLAQRTPETTAIRNSFAVEFDLFANEAVTGRARYDAQIPAGSTPHMAYTFPGNLSRTYQPINAVNGDLGANEWFTLTLANPGRIKHNSLIPLNGAVSTNVQDGTWYEFNYSFNSNTRNFTYSFRNPVNGAKTADTTIPWGDLNSELQLATNNNRAYWGFTAANGSVSGQVRFAFTQPPIPIGATVTSNVLDNANTSVTVPSTDTSKSKYLMSEQPAKIQSTIKVNTGEAALNTTRWTTVLDAKAVNLATNATVTPTITKTTAAGVTSTIAPANLATVVTNNTTTGVITVVTTIANNAINLNPGDSATLSYSAPTRTLSADALTSYGSSVLANPVGTTPNDTTNIIYYGDTVYYWVRKTDQFTALSWENVNTVTNFSETLDISANRDPGYKRTFYWKDLDIGDRLSFKVRKGTNYLTDVPFSDVTTTGATNFNANTQLVIPTKYFDYGENKFVIEVYSSGKMTKPEEPAASLNLTVNYTGELRLEQAPSTFKWTNRKVRQSKGILDRDAGNSLELKVWDSRDPRTTRNWSVGLSITSGTNAPFSFVWKTSPTSAVQNLGNSPIKVFDSASVTPTGYVYTLNMSENAGVLLNSSKLLPVGDYSGRATANWKLYNTATIE, from the coding sequence GTGGGGATAAGGAATGGAATTCAAACCAATACGCGACCGTTTTTTATAACGTTCATTATTATTGTGGTGTTCTTTATTGGAGGCGTTTGCTCTTCTGTTTTTGCTGATGTCAATCAAAGGCAGTCAAAAAATGTGTTGGTCGATAATGGAGAAGTGGCGTTATCACTCGAAGACACGAATAAAGGGGTGCGTTTTAAACTAGAAAAAAATTCATCTGAAGCGTTACAATTTTCCGTAAATTTGATTGATTCTAAGGGTGAAAAAATCCCACTTATGATAGATGATCAATCCATTACTGAGAATCAGGTGTTGACAGAAGAACAATTTTCTACCCTACATTTTACCAAACCAACTGAACCTGTTCGATTATTTGTCAAGTACAAGTCCGCAAATGGAACACTGACGGATCTGACACCACCTGAAGGAGAAATTCTTCCACTTGTTGAACCAGAAAATAATGATCAGTCAGGTACTTCAGGGAGTCAACCAACCGAAGTAACGAGCGGTACCATTGAAGAAAATAGCGAAACTGGAGAAAATCAGGAAACAACTGAGACACAGCAAGCAACCAGTGAAGCGAAAGTAGCGGAAGAGCAAAGCTCGACGTCTTCTGACTATCAACCACCCCAGGCACGAGCAATCCAAGCTTTTGCAACAGGTACAGGTTCTCAATACGTACCGCCGGGAGCTATCCCTATCAGTGGCGCTTTTGCCGCACCAAATGGTGGGGCTGTCGTTTCAAATGTCACGAATACAAATGACAATGGCGGAAAACCATTTTCACAAATCTCTCTTTCGGGGAGTAATAACTGGACGTCGATTTGGTCAAATGACGCGTATCGCTTGGATTTCACAAAATCCTTTTCGCAACGTGTCTACGTCAATTTTGGCACACAACAAGCAGATGGCGTGGCGTTTGTCATGCATAACGATGCAAGAAAAACAACGGCCATTACGAACTCACGAGCGGTAGGTGTCGACGGTCAAAACTTGGGTGTCTACGGAGCGACTGGCGGCTACTATGAGTTATTGGCTCAGAGAACGCCAGAAACGACAGCTATTCGTAATTCATTTGCGGTTGAATTTGATTTATTTGCCAATGAAGCAGTAACTGGTAGAGCACGCTATGACGCACAGATTCCTGCTGGAAGTACGCCACATATGGCGTATACCTTTCCGGGTAACCTAAGCCGAACGTATCAACCAATCAATGCAGTGAATGGTGATTTAGGAGCAAATGAGTGGTTCACTTTGACCCTCGCCAATCCCGGACGGATCAAACACAACAGCTTGATCCCACTTAATGGAGCTGTCAGTACCAATGTCCAAGATGGAACATGGTACGAGTTCAATTATAGCTTTAATAGCAACACACGGAACTTTACGTATTCATTTAGAAATCCTGTCAATGGAGCAAAAACTGCTGACACAACGATACCTTGGGGGGATTTGAACTCGGAATTACAATTAGCGACCAACAACAATCGAGCCTACTGGGGATTTACAGCGGCCAACGGTAGCGTATCAGGACAAGTTCGTTTTGCTTTTACTCAGCCGCCGATACCGATAGGCGCGACAGTGACGAGTAATGTATTGGACAACGCCAATACATCTGTGACTGTTCCAAGTACAGATACAAGTAAAAGTAAATATTTGATGAGTGAGCAGCCAGCTAAGATCCAATCAACGATCAAGGTAAATACAGGTGAAGCAGCCTTGAATACTACGAGGTGGACGACGGTACTTGATGCGAAAGCAGTCAATTTGGCAACAAATGCGACAGTCACACCGACGATCACGAAAACGACTGCTGCAGGGGTGACGTCAACGATTGCCCCAGCAAATTTAGCAACAGTCGTGACAAATAATACAACGACTGGCGTGATCACAGTGGTCACGACAATAGCCAATAACGCGATCAATCTCAATCCAGGAGATTCAGCGACACTGAGTTATTCAGCACCAACAAGAACATTGTCAGCGGATGCACTAACTAGTTACGGAAGTTCAGTCTTGGCAAATCCAGTGGGAACGACACCAAATGATACAACAAACATCATCTACTATGGCGATACCGTGTATTATTGGGTTCGAAAAACGGATCAATTTACTGCTTTGTCATGGGAAAATGTCAATACGGTGACCAATTTTAGTGAGACGTTGGATATCTCTGCGAATCGCGATCCTGGGTACAAAAGAACATTTTATTGGAAAGATTTAGATATCGGCGATCGATTGAGTTTCAAAGTGAGAAAAGGAACGAATTATCTCACTGATGTTCCATTCTCTGATGTCACGACAACAGGGGCGACAAATTTTAACGCAAATACACAGTTAGTGATCCCAACAAAATATTTTGATTATGGTGAGAATAAATTTGTCATTGAAGTCTACTCCTCCGGAAAAATGACGAAACCTGAAGAACCGGCAGCGTCATTGAATCTGACGGTAAACTACACTGGAGAATTAAGACTTGAGCAGGCACCAAGTACATTCAAATGGACGAATCGAAAGGTTCGTCAAAGTAAAGGGATCTTGGATCGTGATGCGGGCAATAGCTTAGAATTAAAGGTATGGGATTCGAGAGATCCACGAACAACAAGAAATTGGTCAGTTGGACTTTCGATCACGAGTGGAACGAACGCACCTTTTTCTTTCGTCTGGAAAACAAGTCCTACGAGTGCGGTTCAAAATCTGGGTAATTCACCAATCAAAGTGTTTGATTCTGCGAGTGTGACCCCGACTGGTTATGTTTATACGCTGAATATGAGTGAAAATGCGGGTGTATTGTTAAATAGCTCAAAACTGTTGCCTGTAGGTGATTATAGTGGACGAGCAACAGCCAATTGGAAGCTATATAACACGGCTACGATCGAATAA
- a CDS encoding phosphoketolase, giving the protein MTNVDKQIEFEQLDAWWRAANYISVAQMYLKDNPLLRRPLTKDDVKTHPIGHWGTIAGQNFVYAHLNRVINKYDLDMFYIEGPGHGGQVMVSNSYIDGSYSEIYPEFTEDEAGLAHLCRVFSYPGGIASHAAPETPGSIHEGGELGYSLAHATGAILDHPDVIAATVVGDGEAETGPLAGGWFSNVFINPVNDGAVLPILNLNGGKISNPTILARKSDEDLRKYFEGMGWKPYFVEGTDPEVVHHILALTLDTVIEEIKEIQNEARQAPAESATMPRWPVIIFRTPKGWTGPKTWENEQVEGTFRAHQVPIPVDSEHMEHVDHLIDWLQSYRPEELFDEQGRIKQEIKDLSPKGNRRMSTNPITNGGIDPKPLVMPDWKNYAVDTATPGAVVAQDMMVFGEQARDVITKNPTNFRIFGPDETKSNRLNKVFEVTDRQWLEPKDASDEWQSSVGRVIDGQLSEHQAEGFLEGYVLTGRHGFFASYESFLRVVDSMLTQHFKWMRKASDQPWRKNYPSLNLIATSTVFQQDHNGYTHQDPGVLTHLAEKKAEFIREYLPADANSLMAVMDRALQEEQVINLIISSKHPRPQFYSATEAEELANEGLKIIEWASTVSANEEPDLVVAAAGTEPNLEALAAVSLLNQAFPQLKIRFINVVDILKLRHPSVDRRGLSDEVFDTFFTKDKPILFAFHGYEGMIRDIFFLRHNHQLMVHGYRENGDITTPFDMRVFSELDRFHLAQHAAVTVYGEEATAFSEEMTQQLKAHREYIRKEGHDLPVVENWKWTELARVKE; this is encoded by the coding sequence ATGACAAACGTAGACAAACAAATAGAATTCGAACAATTAGATGCTTGGTGGCGGGCTGCAAATTATATTTCTGTTGCTCAAATGTATTTAAAAGATAATCCATTATTACGCCGTCCATTAACTAAAGACGATGTAAAGACACATCCTATTGGGCATTGGGGAACGATTGCTGGACAAAATTTTGTGTATGCACATTTAAATCGTGTCATCAATAAATACGATTTGGATATGTTTTACATAGAGGGCCCTGGTCATGGTGGACAAGTGATGGTATCCAATTCTTATATTGATGGCAGTTACAGTGAGATCTATCCTGAATTTACAGAAGATGAAGCCGGATTGGCACATTTATGTCGGGTGTTTTCTTATCCTGGCGGGATTGCATCCCATGCTGCGCCGGAAACACCAGGATCGATCCATGAAGGTGGAGAACTTGGCTATTCACTTGCCCATGCGACAGGTGCGATCCTTGATCATCCGGATGTGATCGCGGCGACAGTTGTAGGCGATGGCGAAGCAGAAACAGGTCCATTAGCTGGCGGTTGGTTTTCAAATGTCTTTATCAATCCGGTCAATGACGGTGCGGTGTTACCAATTTTGAATTTGAATGGCGGAAAAATTTCTAATCCAACCATCCTTGCCCGCAAGAGTGATGAGGATCTTCGAAAGTATTTCGAAGGAATGGGTTGGAAACCATATTTTGTTGAGGGAACAGATCCAGAGGTTGTTCATCACATCCTGGCTTTAACGCTAGATACAGTGATCGAAGAAATCAAAGAAATCCAAAACGAAGCAAGACAAGCACCTGCGGAATCAGCCACGATGCCAAGATGGCCCGTCATTATTTTTCGGACGCCAAAAGGCTGGACAGGACCAAAGACGTGGGAAAATGAACAAGTGGAAGGAACGTTTCGTGCGCATCAAGTACCGATTCCAGTCGATTCTGAGCATATGGAACACGTCGATCATTTGATTGATTGGTTACAATCTTATCGTCCGGAAGAGCTGTTTGATGAACAAGGAAGAATCAAACAAGAAATCAAAGATCTTTCACCGAAAGGCAATCGTCGGATGTCGACAAATCCAATCACAAATGGCGGAATCGATCCCAAACCGTTAGTTATGCCTGATTGGAAAAACTATGCCGTGGATACTGCAACACCAGGAGCTGTTGTTGCGCAAGATATGATGGTCTTTGGAGAACAAGCCAGAGATGTAATCACGAAGAACCCAACCAATTTTCGGATCTTTGGCCCGGATGAAACAAAATCCAATCGCTTGAATAAAGTCTTTGAAGTGACAGATCGACAATGGTTGGAACCTAAAGATGCTTCAGATGAGTGGCAGTCTTCTGTAGGAAGGGTCATTGATGGACAACTGTCGGAACATCAAGCAGAAGGATTTTTAGAAGGGTATGTTTTGACAGGGCGACACGGGTTCTTTGCTAGTTACGAATCTTTTTTACGTGTGGTTGACTCGATGTTGACGCAACACTTCAAGTGGATGCGTAAAGCTAGTGATCAGCCTTGGCGGAAAAACTATCCTTCATTGAACTTGATTGCCACATCGACTGTTTTTCAACAAGATCACAATGGGTATACCCACCAAGATCCTGGTGTGTTGACCCATCTAGCAGAGAAGAAAGCAGAGTTTATTCGCGAATACTTGCCTGCAGATGCGAATAGTTTGATGGCTGTGATGGATCGTGCGTTGCAAGAAGAGCAAGTCATCAACTTGATTATTTCCAGTAAACATCCACGTCCGCAATTTTATTCTGCAACAGAAGCAGAAGAACTAGCCAATGAGGGGTTGAAAATCATCGAGTGGGCTAGTACGGTTTCTGCGAATGAAGAGCCAGATCTAGTGGTCGCAGCAGCAGGCACAGAACCAAACCTTGAAGCACTTGCGGCAGTCTCGCTATTGAATCAAGCATTTCCACAACTAAAAATCCGCTTTATCAACGTGGTGGATATCTTGAAGTTAAGACACCCATCCGTTGATCGGAGAGGACTAAGTGATGAAGTGTTTGACACGTTCTTTACGAAAGACAAACCAATTCTGTTTGCTTTCCATGGCTATGAAGGCATGATCCGGGATATTTTCTTCTTACGGCACAATCACCAATTGATGGTTCATGGTTATCGAGAAAATGGCGATATCACTACACCGTTTGATATGCGTGTCTTTAGTGAGTTGGATCGTTTCCACTTAGCGCAACATGCAGCGGTAACTGTGTACGGTGAAGAAGCAACAGCTTTTTCTGAGGAAATGACGCAACAATTGAAAGCACATCGAGAGTATATTCGGAAAGAAGGTCATGATCTGCCAGTAGTGGAAAACTGGAAATGGACGGAGTTAGCTCGGGTGAAGGAATAA
- the araA gene encoding L-arabinose isomerase has product MLAISKKEFWFVVGSQHLYGEEALAQVKKNAETIVTALNDQQTLPYPIVLKELAVTADTITSIMKEANYQERVAGVITWMHTFSPAKMWIRGTQLLQKPLLHLATQFNESIPWETIDMDFMNLNQAAHGDREYGFINARLNKKNEIVVGHWQSEDVQRQISDWMHVAVAYNESFSIKVARFGDNMRNVAVTEGDKVEAQIQFGWVVDYYGIGDLVKVIDEVTDEEVASLFEEYKQLYDFDYADYDHDTWEAHVKVQAKQEIGIRRFLEAGNYNAFTTNFEDLYGMQQLPGLAVQRLMAEGYGFAGEGDWKTAALDRMLKIMAQNKDTGFMEDYTYELTPGKEAILQSHMMEVDPTLAVNRPKIVVSPLSMGDREDPARLVFDGKAGDGVVVSMADFGTHYKLLINEVEAFEPTEEAPHLPVARVLWKVKPNFHEGVGAWIRTGGGHHTVVSLHLTTDQIQTWARLVDLEDIVIK; this is encoded by the coding sequence ATGTTAGCAATCAGTAAAAAAGAATTTTGGTTCGTCGTAGGTTCACAACATCTATACGGGGAAGAAGCGTTAGCGCAGGTCAAAAAGAATGCAGAGACGATCGTTACGGCACTAAATGATCAACAAACGTTGCCTTATCCGATCGTACTAAAAGAACTAGCAGTAACTGCTGATACGATCACCTCGATCATGAAAGAAGCGAATTACCAGGAGCGAGTAGCAGGTGTGATCACTTGGATGCATACTTTCTCCCCAGCAAAAATGTGGATTCGTGGCACGCAGTTATTACAAAAGCCTTTGTTGCATTTAGCTACGCAATTTAATGAGAGTATTCCTTGGGAAACGATCGACATGGACTTTATGAACTTGAACCAAGCAGCCCACGGGGATCGGGAATATGGTTTTATCAATGCACGACTCAATAAGAAAAATGAAATCGTGGTAGGTCATTGGCAATCCGAAGATGTGCAACGTCAGATCTCAGACTGGATGCACGTGGCTGTGGCTTATAATGAAAGCTTCTCGATCAAGGTTGCTCGGTTTGGAGACAATATGCGTAATGTGGCTGTGACCGAAGGAGACAAAGTAGAAGCACAGATCCAGTTTGGCTGGGTGGTCGACTATTATGGGATCGGCGATTTAGTCAAAGTGATCGATGAAGTCACTGATGAAGAGGTAGCGTCATTATTTGAAGAATATAAACAACTTTATGATTTTGATTATGCAGATTATGACCATGACACTTGGGAAGCACATGTCAAAGTACAAGCAAAACAAGAAATCGGGATCAGACGTTTCTTGGAAGCGGGCAATTATAATGCTTTCACAACAAACTTTGAAGATCTTTACGGTATGCAACAATTACCTGGCTTGGCAGTCCAACGGTTAATGGCAGAAGGCTACGGATTTGCCGGTGAGGGGGATTGGAAAACAGCTGCTTTGGATCGGATGTTAAAAATCATGGCACAAAACAAAGACACAGGTTTTATGGAAGATTACACGTATGAATTGACGCCAGGAAAAGAAGCAATTTTACAATCTCACATGATGGAAGTAGATCCGACATTGGCAGTCAATCGACCAAAAATCGTTGTTTCGCCATTATCGATGGGTGATCGAGAAGATCCGGCTCGTTTGGTGTTTGACGGTAAAGCAGGCGATGGTGTCGTGGTTTCCATGGCAGATTTTGGCACGCATTATAAATTGCTGATCAATGAAGTGGAAGCCTTCGAACCAACAGAAGAAGCCCCACATTTACCAGTGGCACGCGTACTTTGGAAAGTCAAACCGAATTTCCATGAGGGAGTAGGTGCTTGGATCCGCACAGGTGGCGGACACCATACCGTTGTGTCATTGCACCTTACTACTGATCAGATCCAAACATGGGCGCGCTTGGTTGATTTAGAAGATATCGTCATCAAATAA
- a CDS encoding L-ribulose-5-phosphate 4-epimerase, producing the protein MLESLKESVYQANLALPKQGLIKYTWGNVSAFDRETGYFVIKPSGVSYEEMKAADMVVVDLNNQVIEGELNPSSDTPTHAVLYKHFPEIGGICHTHSTWATIWAQAGIDLPAMGTTHADTFYGSVPCARFLSQEEIDAGYEHETGNVIIETFQNRNIDIIAIPGVLLHGHGPFTWGKDASQAVMNAVVLDEVAKMNLFTRQLNSFSEPLPQRILDKHYLRKHGKDAYYGQKNKK; encoded by the coding sequence ATGTTAGAAAGTCTGAAAGAATCTGTTTATCAAGCGAATTTAGCTTTACCAAAACAAGGACTGATCAAATACACATGGGGGAATGTGAGTGCATTTGATCGGGAAACGGGTTATTTTGTCATCAAGCCTAGCGGCGTGAGTTATGAGGAAATGAAAGCAGCAGATATGGTCGTTGTTGATTTGAATAATCAAGTCATCGAAGGTGAACTAAATCCATCTTCCGATACACCGACACATGCGGTTCTCTACAAACATTTCCCGGAAATTGGTGGGATTTGTCATACGCATTCGACGTGGGCAACGATCTGGGCACAAGCGGGTATCGATCTACCCGCCATGGGTACGACTCATGCAGATACTTTTTATGGGAGCGTTCCTTGTGCAAGATTTTTATCACAAGAAGAAATCGATGCTGGTTATGAACATGAAACCGGCAATGTGATCATTGAGACATTCCAAAATAGAAATATTGATATCATAGCAATTCCAGGAGTGTTGTTACATGGCCATGGACCATTTACTTGGGGGAAAGATGCTTCCCAAGCGGTGATGAATGCCGTTGTACTGGATGAAGTGGCGAAAATGAACTTATTTACTCGCCAATTGAATAGTTTTTCTGAACCATTGCCCCAACGAATATTAGATAAACATTATTTACGCAAGCATGGTAAAGATGCGTATTATGGCCAAAAAAATAAAAAATAG
- a CDS encoding xylulokinase, whose amino-acid sequence MEAKETRLKRIEAIRTGQTALGIELGSTRIKAVLIDQHYEPIAAGSYDWENQLENGIWTYSLDEIWKGLQSSYQQLVDVVSEEYDTTLTTIGAIGFSAMMHGYLAFDQHDELLVPFRTWRNAITAEAEEKLSKAFHYTIPQRWSIAHLYQAILNKETHLKDLSYFTTLAGYIHWQLTGQKVLGVGDASGMFPIDRQTKGYDAQKIAIFDQLAQAEGFMQPLETLLPEIRLAGEVAGTLTEKGAKLLDLSGNLSAGIPVCPPEGDAGTGMVATNSVGLRTGNVSAGTSAFAMIVLDKELVNIHPEIDQVTTPDGSPVAMVHTNNCSSEINAWVKIFKEFSESLGVTIDTQQIYETLFLKALQGESDCGGLLSYGYHSGENITKMEQGRPLFVRQSDSKFDLANFMRMHLSSAFGAMRLGMEILKSEQVTIDRLVAHGGIFKTPKVAQTILASAMEAPVTVMETAGEGGAWGIALLAAYLRSADGMTLEEFLAKEVFSTSEGLTIEPKEADLKGYEKFIELYEKGLPIEASAIVSMEEGVREC is encoded by the coding sequence ATCGAAGCGAAAGAAACTAGGCTGAAACGAATAGAAGCGATTCGCACAGGACAAACAGCACTAGGTATTGAGCTAGGTTCGACGAGAATCAAAGCAGTGCTGATCGATCAACACTATGAGCCGATTGCAGCTGGAAGTTACGATTGGGAAAACCAGTTAGAAAACGGTATTTGGACCTATTCACTTGACGAGATTTGGAAGGGGTTACAATCGAGTTATCAGCAATTAGTCGATGTGGTTTCTGAAGAGTATGATACGACACTGACTACGATAGGAGCGATCGGCTTTAGCGCAATGATGCACGGTTATTTAGCATTTGATCAGCACGATGAATTGCTTGTTCCTTTTCGCACGTGGCGCAATGCCATTACCGCAGAGGCAGAAGAAAAATTGAGCAAAGCCTTTCATTATACGATTCCACAGCGTTGGAGCATTGCCCATCTATATCAAGCAATTTTAAATAAAGAAACACATCTAAAAGATCTTAGTTACTTTACAACATTAGCTGGGTATATCCATTGGCAGTTGACCGGACAAAAAGTATTAGGAGTTGGAGATGCTTCAGGAATGTTTCCGATTGATCGTCAAACGAAGGGATATGATGCACAAAAGATTGCTATTTTTGATCAATTGGCACAAGCAGAAGGTTTTATGCAACCTTTAGAAACGCTTCTTCCAGAAATTCGTTTAGCTGGTGAGGTTGCAGGGACGCTGACTGAAAAGGGAGCCAAGCTCTTAGATCTATCCGGTAACTTATCTGCAGGGATTCCTGTTTGCCCACCAGAAGGGGATGCCGGCACCGGCATGGTCGCAACGAACAGTGTGGGGCTACGCACAGGGAATGTTTCAGCTGGGACATCGGCTTTTGCAATGATCGTATTGGATAAAGAGTTAGTAAATATCCATCCAGAAATCGACCAAGTAACAACACCTGACGGAAGCCCTGTTGCAATGGTGCATACAAACAATTGCTCATCAGAAATCAACGCATGGGTCAAGATTTTCAAAGAGTTCAGTGAGAGTCTTGGCGTGACGATCGATACACAGCAGATTTATGAAACCTTATTTTTGAAAGCGCTACAAGGAGAGAGTGACTGTGGAGGATTACTCAGCTACGGGTACCACTCAGGAGAAAACATCACAAAAATGGAACAAGGAAGACCATTATTCGTGCGACAGTCGGATAGTAAGTTTGATTTAGCGAATTTTATGCGGATGCACCTTTCAAGTGCTTTTGGGGCGATGCGTCTAGGGATGGAGATTCTTAAATCCGAACAAGTCACGATCGATCGTTTAGTCGCACATGGCGGGATCTTTAAAACGCCGAAAGTTGCTCAAACGATTTTAGCTTCAGCAATGGAAGCACCTGTCACAGTCATGGAAACAGCCGGAGAAGGAGGCGCTTGGGGGATTGCCTTATTAGCTGCTTATCTCCGATCGGCAGACGGCATGACTTTGGAAGAATTTTTAGCAAAAGAGGTATTTTCAACTAGTGAAGGTCTGACGATCGAGCCTAAAGAGGCAGATTTAAAAGGTTACGAAAAATTTATTGAGCTGTATGAAAAAGGATTGCCTATCGAAGCATCCGCGATCGTATCAATGGAAGAAGGAGTGAGAGAATGTTAG